In one Cronobacter dublinensis subsp. dublinensis LMG 23823 genomic region, the following are encoded:
- the rimM gene encoding ribosome maturation factor RimM (Essential for efficient processing of 16S rRNA) — protein MSKQDAAKAPVNPIVLGKMGSSYGIRGWLRVFSSTEDAESIFDYQPWFIQQAGQWQQVQLESWKHHNQDMIIKLKGVEDRDAANLLTNCEIVVDSSQLPELEEGDYYWKDLMGCQVITTEGYDLGKVVDMMETGSNDVLVVKANLKDAFGIKERLLPFLDGQVIKKVDLATQKIEVDWDPGF, from the coding sequence ATGAGCAAGCAAGACGCCGCTAAAGCCCCTGTTAACCCGATTGTTCTCGGGAAAATGGGTTCTTCATACGGCATTCGTGGTTGGCTCAGAGTGTTTTCCTCCACCGAAGACGCCGAAAGCATTTTTGACTACCAGCCCTGGTTTATCCAGCAGGCGGGTCAGTGGCAGCAAGTACAGCTGGAAAGCTGGAAGCACCACAATCAGGACATGATCATCAAGCTGAAAGGCGTGGAAGATCGTGATGCCGCGAATCTGTTGACCAATTGCGAAATTGTCGTGGATTCCTCGCAGTTGCCGGAGCTTGAAGAGGGTGATTACTACTGGAAAGACCTTATGGGTTGCCAGGTTATCACCACGGAAGGCTACGACCTCGGTAAAGTCGTCGATATGATGGAAACCGGGTCGAACGACGTTCTCGTCGTGAAGGCAAACCTGAAAGATGCGTTCGGTATCAAGGAGCGGCTACTTCCGTTCCTCGATGGGCAGGTTATCAAGAAAGTCGATCTCGCTACTCAAAAGATTGAAGTAGATTGGGATCCTGGTTTTTAA
- the grpE gene encoding nucleotide exchange factor GrpE: MSSKEQKTPDGQAPEEIVTEQHEEVEAVESAESAEQVDPRDEEIARLQSELAESQTRERDNVLRMKAEMENLRRRTELDIEKAHKFALEKFINELLPVIDSLDRALEVANKENQDMAAMVEGIELTLKSMLDVVRKFGVEVIADTNVPLDPNVHQAIAMVESEEVSPNHVLAVMQKGYTLNGRTIRAAMVTVAKAKA, translated from the coding sequence ATGAGTAGTAAAGAACAGAAAACGCCTGACGGGCAAGCCCCGGAAGAGATCGTCACGGAGCAGCATGAAGAGGTTGAGGCTGTGGAGTCTGCCGAATCTGCTGAGCAGGTGGATCCGCGCGATGAAGAGATTGCCCGGCTGCAGTCGGAGTTAGCGGAATCTCAGACCCGCGAGCGCGACAATGTGCTGCGCATGAAAGCGGAGATGGAGAACCTGCGCCGTCGTACTGAGCTGGATATCGAGAAAGCGCATAAGTTCGCGCTGGAAAAATTCATCAACGAGCTGCTGCCGGTTATCGACAGCCTCGATCGCGCGCTCGAAGTGGCGAACAAAGAAAACCAGGATATGGCCGCGATGGTGGAAGGGATCGAACTGACCCTGAAATCAATGCTGGACGTGGTACGCAAGTTCGGCGTGGAAGTGATTGCCGACACCAACGTGCCGCTGGATCCGAACGTGCATCAGGCTATTGCGATGGTGGAATCGGAAGAGGTTTCGCCGAACCACGTGCTGGCCGTGATGCAAAAAGGCTATACCCTGAACGGTCGTACTATTCGCGCCGCGATGGTAACCGTCGCGAAAGCGAAGGCGTAA
- the rpsP gene encoding 30S ribosomal protein S16, giving the protein MVTIRLARHGAKKRPFYQVVVTDSRNARNGRFIERVGFFNPIANEKEEGTRLDLDRIEHWVGQGATVSDRVSALIKAAKKAA; this is encoded by the coding sequence ATGGTAACTATTCGTTTAGCACGTCACGGCGCTAAAAAGCGTCCGTTCTACCAGGTTGTCGTTACTGATAGCCGCAATGCACGCAACGGTCGCTTCATTGAGCGCGTTGGTTTCTTCAACCCGATCGCAAACGAAAAAGAAGAAGGCACCCGCCTGGATCTGGATCGTATCGAACACTGGGTTGGCCAGGGCGCTACCGTTTCCGATCGCGTTTCCGCGCTGATCAAAGCAGCAAAAAAAGCAGCTTAA
- a CDS encoding HlyC/CorC family transporter, with product MEHISTTTLIVTLIVMVVVSAYFSGSETGMMTLNRYRLRHLSKQGNRAAKRVERLLRKPDRLISLVLIGNNLVNILASSLATIVGMRLYGDAGVAIATGVLTFVVLIFAEVLPKTVAALYPEKVAFPSSFLLGPLQIVMMPLVWLLNTITRLLMRMVGIKADNVVSAALSKDELRTIVHESRSQISRRNQDMLLSVLDLEKVSVSDIMVPRNDIVGIDINDDWKSIVRQLTHSPHGRIVLYRESLDDAIGMLRIREAWRQMNEKKEFTKEVMLRAADEIYYVPEGTPLSVQLVKFQRNKKKVGLVVNEYGDIQGLVTVEDILEEIVGDFTTSMSPTLAEEVTPQNDGSVIIEGGANVREINKAFNWRLPEDEARTINGMILEALEDIPSSGIRLRLNQYDIDILDVQENMIKQVRVTPVKPLRESVEGS from the coding sequence TTGGAACATATCTCAACCACCACGCTCATCGTAACGCTTATCGTGATGGTGGTGGTCTCCGCTTACTTCTCCGGCTCCGAAACCGGGATGATGACCCTCAACCGCTACCGTCTGCGGCACCTGTCAAAGCAGGGCAACCGCGCGGCAAAACGCGTCGAGCGCCTGCTGCGCAAGCCCGATCGCCTGATAAGCCTGGTGTTAATCGGTAACAACCTCGTCAATATTCTCGCCTCGTCGCTGGCGACCATCGTCGGTATGCGCCTCTATGGCGACGCCGGTGTCGCCATCGCCACAGGCGTCCTCACCTTTGTGGTGCTGATTTTCGCCGAAGTCCTGCCGAAAACCGTCGCGGCGCTCTACCCGGAGAAAGTCGCGTTTCCGAGCAGCTTTCTGCTGGGGCCGCTGCAAATCGTCATGATGCCGCTGGTCTGGTTGCTGAACACCATTACGCGCCTTTTGATGCGTATGGTCGGCATCAAGGCCGATAACGTCGTCAGCGCCGCGCTCAGTAAAGATGAACTACGCACCATTGTGCATGAGTCGCGCTCGCAGATTTCGCGCCGCAATCAGGACATGCTGCTGTCAGTGCTGGACCTGGAAAAGGTCAGCGTCAGCGACATCATGGTGCCGCGCAACGATATCGTCGGCATTGATATCAACGACGACTGGAAATCCATCGTGCGCCAGCTCACGCACTCGCCTCACGGGCGCATCGTGCTCTATCGCGAGTCGCTCGATGACGCCATCGGCATGCTACGCATCCGCGAAGCATGGCGGCAGATGAATGAGAAAAAAGAGTTCACCAAAGAGGTCATGCTGCGCGCCGCCGATGAAATCTATTACGTGCCGGAAGGTACGCCGCTCAGCGTCCAGCTGGTGAAATTCCAGCGTAATAAAAAGAAAGTAGGCCTGGTGGTCAACGAATATGGCGACATCCAGGGGCTGGTGACAGTTGAGGATATTCTCGAAGAGATTGTCGGTGATTTCACTACATCAATGTCGCCGACGCTTGCTGAAGAGGTCACGCCGCAGAATGACGGCTCGGTGATTATCGAAGGCGGCGCCAACGTGCGGGAAATCAACAAAGCCTTTAACTGGCGTCTGCCGGAGGACGAAGCCCGTACCATCAACGGCATGATCCTCGAAGCCCTGGAAGATATCCCTTCAAGCGGTATTCGTCTGCGCCTCAATCAGTACGACATTGATATTCTCGATGTGCAGGAGAACATGATTAAGCAGGTGCGGGTTACGCCGGTGAAACCGCTGCGCGAGAGCGTGGAAGGCAGCTAG
- the ffh gene encoding signal recognition particle protein produces the protein MFDNLTDRLSRTLRNISGRGRLTEDNIKETLREVRMALLEADVALPVVRDFINRVKEKAVGHEVNKSLTPGQEFVKIVRNELVAAMGEENQSLNLAAQPPAVVLMAGLQGAGKTTSVGKLGKFLREKHKKKVLVVSADVYRPAAIKQLETLAQQVGVDFFPSDVAQKPVDIVNAALKEAKLKFYDVLLVDTAGRLHVDEAMMDEIKQVHASIKPVETLFVVDAMTGQDAANTAKAFNEALPLTGVVLTKVDGDARGGAALSIRHITGKPIKFLGVGEKTEALEPFHPDRIASRILGMGDVLSLIEDIESKVDRAQAEKLATKLKKGDGFDLNDFLEQLKQMKNMGGMASLMGKLPGMGQLPDNVKSQMDDKILVRMEAIINSMTMKERAKPEIIKGSRKRRIAAGCGMQVQDVNRLLKQFDDMQRMMKKMKKGGMAKMMRGMKGMMPPGFPGR, from the coding sequence ATGTTTGATAATTTAACTGACCGTTTGTCGCGCACGCTGCGCAATATCAGCGGCCGTGGGCGCCTGACTGAAGACAACATTAAAGAAACGCTGCGCGAAGTGCGCATGGCGCTGCTGGAGGCGGATGTCGCGCTGCCGGTGGTGCGCGATTTCATCAACCGCGTAAAAGAGAAAGCGGTAGGGCATGAAGTTAATAAAAGCCTGACGCCGGGCCAGGAGTTCGTGAAGATTGTTCGTAACGAACTGGTGGCGGCGATGGGCGAAGAGAACCAAAGCCTGAACCTGGCCGCGCAGCCGCCCGCCGTGGTGCTGATGGCGGGCCTGCAGGGCGCCGGTAAAACGACCAGCGTCGGTAAGCTCGGTAAGTTCCTGCGTGAAAAGCACAAGAAAAAAGTGCTGGTGGTTTCCGCGGACGTCTATCGCCCGGCGGCGATTAAACAGCTCGAAACGCTGGCACAGCAGGTCGGCGTGGATTTCTTCCCGTCCGACGTTGCGCAAAAGCCGGTCGACATCGTGAACGCGGCGCTGAAAGAAGCGAAGCTGAAATTCTACGACGTGCTGCTGGTGGATACCGCCGGTCGTTTACACGTCGACGAAGCGATGATGGACGAGATCAAGCAGGTTCACGCGTCTATCAAGCCGGTGGAAACGCTGTTTGTGGTCGATGCCATGACCGGCCAGGATGCCGCCAACACCGCGAAAGCCTTTAATGAAGCGCTGCCGCTGACCGGCGTGGTGCTGACCAAAGTGGACGGCGACGCCCGCGGCGGTGCGGCGCTCTCGATTCGCCACATTACCGGCAAACCAATTAAGTTCCTCGGCGTCGGCGAGAAAACCGAAGCGCTGGAGCCGTTCCACCCGGACCGTATCGCCTCGCGTATTCTCGGCATGGGCGACGTGCTGTCGCTGATTGAAGATATCGAAAGCAAAGTCGACCGCGCGCAGGCGGAGAAGCTCGCCACCAAGCTTAAAAAAGGCGACGGCTTTGACCTCAACGATTTCCTTGAGCAGCTCAAGCAGATGAAAAACATGGGCGGCATGGCGAGCCTGATGGGCAAGCTGCCGGGCATGGGGCAACTGCCTGACAACGTGAAATCGCAGATGGATGACAAAATCCTGGTGCGCATGGAAGCCATCATTAACTCCATGACCATGAAAGAGCGCGCGAAGCCGGAAATCATCAAAGGCTCGCGCAAACGTCGTATCGCGGCAGGCTGCGGAATGCAGGTGCAGGACGTTAACCGCCTTCTGAAACAGTTCGACGACATGCAACGCATGATGAAGAAGATGAAGAAAGGCGGTATGGCGAAGATGATGCGTGGGATGAAAGGGATGATGCCGCCAGGCTTCCCTGGCCGCTGA
- a CDS encoding cytochrome C assembly family protein: MPVFSLLALVAYSVSLALIIPGLLRKNSAWRRLAILSAVIALVCHAVALESRIFPDGSGGQNLSLLNVGSLVSLMICTVMTIVASKNRGWLLLPIVYAFALINLAFATFVPNEYITHLEATPGMMVHIGLSLFSYATLIIAALYALQLAWIDYLLKNKKLVFSAEMPPLMGIERKMFHITQVGVVLLTLTLCTGLFYLHNMFSMENIDKAVLSIVAWFVYIILLWGHYHEGWRGRRVVWFNVAGAALLTLAYFGSRVIQQFAG, encoded by the coding sequence ATGCCTGTTTTTTCACTGCTGGCGCTTGTCGCCTACTCGGTAAGCCTGGCGCTTATCATTCCCGGCCTGCTTCGCAAGAACAGCGCGTGGCGCCGCCTTGCGATACTTTCGGCGGTGATAGCGCTCGTCTGCCACGCCGTCGCGCTCGAAAGCCGCATATTCCCGGACGGCAGCGGCGGGCAGAATCTCAGCCTGCTGAACGTCGGCTCGCTGGTGAGTCTGATGATCTGCACCGTGATGACCATTGTCGCCTCGAAAAATCGCGGCTGGCTGCTGCTGCCGATTGTCTACGCGTTCGCGCTTATCAATCTGGCGTTCGCGACGTTCGTGCCGAATGAATACATTACGCACCTTGAGGCTACGCCGGGCATGATGGTGCACATCGGCCTGTCGCTCTTCTCATACGCGACGCTGATCATCGCCGCGCTCTACGCGCTGCAACTGGCGTGGATTGACTATCTGCTGAAAAACAAAAAGCTGGTCTTCAGCGCCGAGATGCCGCCGCTGATGGGCATCGAGCGCAAAATGTTCCATATCACCCAGGTCGGCGTCGTGCTGCTGACCCTGACGCTCTGCACTGGCCTGTTCTATCTTCACAACATGTTCAGCATGGAGAATATCGACAAGGCGGTGCTGTCCATCGTCGCATGGTTTGTCTATATCATCCTGCTGTGGGGACACTATCATGAAGGCTGGCGCGGGCGCCGCGTGGTGTGGTTTAACGTCGCGGGCGCCGCATTGCTGACCCTGGCCTATTTCGGCAGCCGGGTTATTCAGCAGTTCGCCGGTTAA